The Pichia kudriavzevii chromosome 3, complete sequence nucleotide sequence AGATAACTCCGTAAAAATATATcttgctgctgctgcatCTTTACCACCAGCCGCTCTAGAACCAAAACCACCATGTGGAACCAATAAATTAATATTATTAGAACCAACAAAATCCTGTGCTAAACCAATAATCGATTGCATTAGGGATGCATCACCGTGATGGTATCCAGTATGTTCGGCAATGTAACCTTCTAATTGCGAGACTTTAATTTCGTCCCTCAAGTTACGTTTATAGCATGCATAGAGAATCTTTCTTTGAACTGGCTTGAACCCATCCATAACAGAAGCAATGGATCTGACGTTATCAGCCATAGAGAAGAGGATTAATTCTTTATTAATGAATTCTGAAATCGGAATGTCGCTTAAGGTTGAGTCTAAGTAAGTGCCTGGTTGGTAATTTCTTAACCATTCTTTACGGTCATCAGCTTTCTTCTTCGAAAAGGCCAAATCAATGCTTGATTTATCTTCATCTCTTAAAGCATCAAATCTCTTCAAATGTTTGTCCAATTGAGTAAAATATTCTCTCATTTCTTGTGCTGAAGAGGTACCTAAACCCTTGTAATACTTCTGTTTATAAGAGCAAGTGGATCCCTCGGTTTCCCTCCACTGCTCATATTCTGGCATTGAGTAAAATGGAATGGTTTTCCGCCTATTAGGTCCACTCATAATTGTAATCTTCACAATCGGTGTAATAAATTCAATCAGAAAATTAGGAATCTCCAAAAGGCCCGGAAACGATGCCTCTAAAAAGTTAATCAATAGGCCCTTAATATGGGAGCCATCATGATCTTGATCGGCCATAATCATAATTCTGCCGTATCTCAAACTCTTTATATCATCAGGGCCATAATGTTTCTTATGTTGTAAACCCATAATTTGTTTGATAGCCTGAATGGCACCATTCTTCATAATCTGGTCAGTACTTGCTTCCCTGACGTTTAGAACTTTACCTCTCAAGGGGAAACATCCATAATAGTTTCTGCCAACAACAGCAAGGCCTTGAACCGCCAAAGACTTTGCAGAGTCACCTTCGGTCAAGATCAAAGTACATTTATAACCTTCTCTAGTACCAGCTTTGTTTGCATCCTCTAATTTTGGGTAACCAGTAATTCTGCTCTTCTTTGCGCCGTCTGTTTTCTTGAGGGCCTTATCAGCATTAGCCTGAACGATATCCAACACTTCATCAATTATACCGGtatttaaaatttttttaataaatttCTCTGGCAATTCCAATCGTTTACCACCAAACTTTGAAGGCTGTGTAGTTAGATATTCCTTTGTCTGAGAAGTGAACGCTGGATTCTCAACCAAACAGTTaatgaacaaaaacattttcGATTTGATTTGGAATGGCTTAATAATAGcttttttattcttctttttgatttgttcGGTAATTTTACCACACAGCATATTTGCAACATAATCGACATGTGTACCCCCAAGAGTTGTTGCAATGGAGTTGACAAAGGAAACTTGATTAAATGATCCATCCGAAATGCAGAATGCAATTTCCCATCTATCATTAATGATCTCGTGAACAATCGTTGGCAGATTTTCGTTCAAACTTGGTTCAGGAGTTGAGGAAGTTTCTGTATTCGCTTCTGACTCGCCATTCAAAGGTGTTCCGTCTTCGGTTTCAATTTTAACTGGTATGTGGGGACGTTCTTCCTTAGATTTGTTGATTGCTTTGACATATAATTCAACATATTGTTtaaaattgttgattttcaacAGTTCACCATTTAAAGTGACCCGGATACCTCTAACTGAACCACACAAATCATATActcttcttttgaaaacaccTAGAATATCGTGATCTAACTTTTCCATGCCAAACTTGGATAAGTCGGGTTTGAAAATAATTTCGGTGAATTcgttcttctttttgaagTTCAAAATCTTAGGTTTCCCCACTTCAGACATGTTATTTCTCCAAACTTGTGTGTATTCTTTACCGTGGCTCATATCTGCGGTGTGGACGGTAAATTCTGTCGAAAAGATGTTACAAAGTTTAGCGCCATAACCGTTTCTTCCACCAGTGACTTTCTTTTGATCGTCGTCATAATTGGATGAGGTCAAAAGGTTACCAAAAATCAACTCTGGAATATAAATGTTCTCCTTATCGTGGATTTCAATTGGGATACCTTTACCATCGTTTTTCACAGAGATAACGTTTTCTTCCTCGTTAATAATCACATCTATCCGTTTCATCGAGGGATCTCTAATCTTGTTATCGGCGGCATTAACAAggatttcatcaaaaattttgaacaaaCCTGGAACTATTGAAACTGTCTTTTTCTCCATACATTTCAAATCTTCGTTGTAAACCCACTGTTCAGATGTGTGCCTTTCTACAGAGCCTATATAGGTATCAGGTCTTTTCAAGATATGCTCTAATTGTGATAGTTTTTGGTATTGGTCAGAAGCAgagactttttttttcgaaGTAGCAGATCTTGCTTTTTTGGTGACTGGCTCCTCGTCTGAATAGTCACTACTCATTCTCTGTCTGCGTTATTGAAGACTTTCCTAAAAGTTTCGGGATACAATATCTAATATGATATGCTGTTTCACGGCGTTTCAGGGTAgaaaactttcaaaaacaacaagGAAACACGTAAAATAGCTGAGCGTGTTGAGATCAAAAACAACCgaaactttcaaaaaaatctaaACAAAACACGATAGTCACCACAAAACCGAGGAAAATGCGAAAATGCGAATATTGGCATTTTGAGGGCCTTTTTCCTTGAACTTTAATCCTGTACATTCGGTATATCTGAACCATCGAAAGCCTACCCTATTTTTCGATATTGGGCAAACAACTTAGAGCACcttttttcaagtataaGATAGCTGGTTTTGAAGACTGTGGATACTTGTGAGCACTTTAACTATGCATAACGCTTCGGGGGATCAACCGTCTCACATATCTGTGAACAAAGATTCCGCTGATAGTGATTCAAAGACCGGTGAAGATAGAGATAATTTGGAAGCGAAGataattgatgataaaCCCACTGTTAACACCAATAATATACCCCATTTAAATGTCGACGAAGGGAAAGCAAACACAGCTgccacaacaacaaatgcCGAATCTTTAAATCCTGTGGAACCACATATAAATTCGACACCAATACCTTCACACAATAACCATTTTACAAGTAAGGCTAAGATTGGGCATTCTATGCCCAAACACATCAATACACCAAACGGTACAATTTTATTAAATACCAAAAAAGCCACAAAGCCAGCTGTACCGTCTTCGAAAACTATAATGGCGAAATCTAACCGTTTGTCACAAGAACATCAACACTCTCAAAAGCAACCGACACAACGTGGCAATTTAAacaatcaacaaaacaaagagaaactAAGTCAATGTGAGAAACCTATTATCAGTGTTGATGGAAATGTTAAACCAGGTATCACCAATCAAAAAGTGGATTCTTCTGCACCTCCTGTAAAGCAACCAAAACTGCAACCAGTGCCTATCCAACCAAACCCAAATACCGGCATGCATTTTCACCCAATTGCTATAAAGCCAAAGATTGCTATAGCATCCAAgctcaaatcaaaatcgATTTCTCGGCTGAATTCAATAGTACCCGGCACTCCGTCACCTATTAAACATAATAAAGGAAGCACGATAACTCTAACAACTTCTAAAAACTGGGTTCTTCCCCCACGTCctaaaaccaaaaaaacttcgaaaaagaaagacacTAAACTTAGCAAATGTGGAAACAATGCTTTGCAATCGCCAGCTACATTGTCACCTTCTTCGGTCACTGCTCATACTTCAAGATCTGACTCTCCTTTAACAACCACTGATCCAAAATTGGGCCAAAAtgaatcaaaaaataaagagaaGTGTGTTCCTAAAGCCAAACCCCTATGTAGTGGCTGCAAAACTTGCTCTTCCCCTGGGATAAGGAGCTTGCATCTTGATCAAGTAACAGGTACGGTATCGATTAATGCGCAAATACATTCCAACATCAATCTAAACACggatattcaaaaagacTTGGACGTTCAGCTACAGCAAGTTTCtagagaaaatgaaaatttgaaaaagatcCTGCTGAAACtaaataaagaaataaacaacttaaaattgataaaagaCAAGGACGAGTCTATAAAAAAGAGcaaattgaacaagaagGAAACCTCCAAGCCAGGTAACCACAACCAAAAAGTTCCTCCGAGACCCACTTCGGTCGTATCCATGTCAAGAGAGTCCACAAGTACTAACGATAGTACTGTTGCACTCGCTTCTCAATCCAAAATTCATATCCCTAAGGCGGGTCTACCTctggttgaaaatgaaaacgaTGTTTTTACAACTCATTTAAAGGCTGAAGCTATTACTATTGATCCAATTAATCTCTCATACAACATTGACTctaaaagacaaaaaaCTGATTTTTCTAGTGAGCCCGTTAAAATTTTTGGAACTAACGTAGACAAAAAAACCCATCGCTCCAAGATGAATCCCAGTTCACCTaaaacatcatcaa carries:
- a CDS encoding uncharacterized protein (PKUD0C09810; similar to Saccharomyces cerevisiae YNL088W (TOP2); ancestral locus Anc_2.201); translation: MSSDYSDEEPVTKKARSATSKKKVSASDQYQKLSQLEHILKRPDTYIGSVERHTSEQWVYNEDLKCMEKKTVSIVPGLFKIFDEILVNAADNKIRDPSMKRIDVIINEEENVISVKNDGKGIPIEIHDKENIYIPELIFGNLLTSSNYDDDQKKVTGGRNGYGAKLCNIFSTEFTVHTADMSHGKEYTQVWRNNMSEVGKPKILNFKKKNEFTEIIFKPDLSKFGMEKLDHDILGVFKRRVYDLCGSVRGIRVTLNGELLKINNFKQYVELYVKAINKSKEERPHIPVKIETEDGTPLNGESEANTETSSTPEPSLNENLPTIVHEIINDRWEIAFCISDGSFNQVSFVNSIATTLGGTHVDYVANMLCGKITEQIKKKNKKAIIKPFQIKSKMFLFINCLVENPAFTSQTKEYLTTQPSKFGGKRLELPEKFIKKILNTGIIDEVLDIVQANADKALKKTDGAKKSRITGYPKLEDANKAGTREGYKCTLILTEGDSAKSLAVQGLAVVGRNYYGCFPLRGKVLNVREASTDQIMKNGAIQAIKQIMGLQHKKHYGPDDIKSLRYGRIMIMADQDHDGSHIKGLLINFLEASFPGLLEIPNFLIEFITPIVKITIMSGPNRRKTIPFYSMPEYEQWRETEGSTCSYKQKYYKGLGTSSAQEMREYFTQLDKHLKRFDALRDEDKSSIDLAFSKKKADDRKEWLRNYQPGTYLDSTLSDIPISEFINKELILFSMADNVRSIASVMDGFKPVQRKILYACYKRNLRDEIKVSQLEGYIAEHTGYHHGDASLMQSIIGLAQDFVGSNNINLLVPHGGFGSRAAGGKDAAAARYIFTELSAITRKIFNPLDNPLLTYVQDDEQTVEPEWYTPVLPMLLVNGCEGIGSGWSTSIPPFNPRDIIENIRLLMDGKEMKEMTPWFKGWTGAIIHEPSKDRWRLEGIIEELDDNTLAISELPARMWTITMKEFLLNALAGNDKQKPWIKDMEEEHGVGVRFIVKLSDEEMEKTRRIGLVERFKLTNTVSSSNMVAFDPSGKIKRYSHANEIIRDFYYVRLEYYQKRKNYLVKEYSNQLEKISAQAKFVKLIIDGELVVGNKKKTVLIEELRNLDFPGFDKKNEPIQMKFSSIKDEEEEENDDEVAAPLVDPSATADTTETGLIVSNKKTSSMLYDYLLGMPIWSLTKERYEALLKVRGEKEELLNTLLQKSPKDLWNEDIDEFLAEWEKFLIEDEERKVSSVTGNDNGSTKRKRRAPAKKRETAIKKATVKKESVNNGPAKKKAKTAEAPPPVTDSVKKSEDINDFDSIFENFKKVTDTPTSTVATSSSASSLPLNSEKSQTKAASKTPVKSKEAPRKKKTAKIVESDISDDESDGSAEFSMSDSNDGEEVVVAPRATRNRRNRTPVKSYTLESDGEASVIELSEDEEYV
- a CDS encoding uncharacterized protein (PKUD0C09820), coding for MHNASGDQPSHISVNKDSADSDSKTGEDRDNLEAKIIDDKPTVNTNNIPHLNVDEGKANTAATTTNAESLNPVEPHINSTPIPSHNNHFTSKAKIGHSMPKHINTPNGTILLNTKKATKPAVPSSKTIMAKSNRLSQEHQHSQKQPTQRGNLNNQQNKEKLSQCEKPIISVDGNVKPGITNQKVDSSAPPVKQPKLQPVPIQPNPNTGMHFHPIAIKPKIAIASKLKSKSISRLNSIVPGTPSPIKHNKGSTITLTTSKNWVLPPRPKTKKTSKKKDTKLSKCGNNALQSPATLSPSSVTAHTSRSDSPLTTTDPKLGQNESKNKEKCVPKAKPLCSGCKTCSSPGIRSLHLDQVTGTVSINAQIHSNINLNTDIQKDLDVQLQQVSRENENLKKILLKLNKEINNLKLIKDKDESIKKSKLNKKETSKPGNHNQKVPPRPTSVVSMSRESTSTNDSTVALASQSKIHIPKAGLPLVENENDVFTTHLKAEAITIDPINLSYNIDSKRQKTDFSSEPVKIFGTNVDKKTHRSKMNPSSPKTSSNLKMDGDNVSRASKSAPEKKYHSCGICEIGKKCICFEKGSSSIVSTIAQVLSKGGANLLGLGNPKANPSIMTDTSGNRMGLNTLTATLKREEIVKRLKQEDKAVLSDILETHREKLDSESPEKVNIDMAISELKGQHDIQLDENICGIKFNSGNDMSKHITGGVLTQNNTQPSEDDVMLLEMIDAQLSLDPTPLVNPSLMKDSGGNKVSKSKLDSKSSQASLNNNLTIFNRNLVNLDSFGGSDLLIYDDGKSNAQDFAMDIDATEKDIDTNKYYDDNDDKKPLLFGHAMTTSESVIQTAANSAHEDIDRLLAEPMMNGDDFLMY